In Devosia litorisediminis, one genomic interval encodes:
- a CDS encoding HupE/UreJ family protein produces the protein MRLLLALILLVTSPTLAFAHTGHGTTMTLLAGLSHPLAGLDHVLTMLVVGIFAAVLGGRALFLVPLSFLAMMIAGFALGVAQIGLPYVELAIALSSVVIGLAAALKRPLPLAGAMALVGSFALFHGHAHGAEMPAGGDALNYALGFTAATAMICTTGVAATQTLRRLTGRHGANLVRAAAATGALMGAGVLAGWI, from the coding sequence ATGCGCCTTCTGCTCGCTCTGATCTTGCTGGTCACCTCCCCCACCCTCGCTTTCGCTCATACCGGTCATGGCACCACAATGACCCTGCTGGCTGGCCTTAGCCATCCGCTGGCCGGCCTGGACCATGTGCTGACCATGCTGGTCGTGGGCATTTTCGCGGCGGTGCTAGGCGGTCGCGCACTGTTTCTGGTGCCGTTGAGCTTTCTGGCGATGATGATTGCCGGCTTTGCCCTGGGTGTGGCGCAGATCGGCCTGCCCTATGTGGAACTGGCCATTGCGCTCTCCAGCGTGGTGATCGGTCTGGCTGCGGCCCTCAAGCGCCCCCTGCCCCTGGCTGGTGCCATGGCGTTGGTCGGCAGCTTCGCGCTGTTCCACGGCCATGCCCATGGCGCTGAAATGCCCGCGGGTGGCGACGCGCTGAATTATGCATTGGGCTTTACTGCGGCCACGGCCATGATCTGCACCACCGGCGTTGCGGCAACGCAGACCCTGCGCCGCCTGACAGGCCGTCACGGCGCCAATCTGGTGCGCGCCGCAGCCGCAACTGGTGCGCTGATGGGCGCTGGCGTGCTGGCCGGCTGGATCTGA
- a CDS encoding MAPEG family protein → MLGIILLVLLLLLVQVLMPAYYLTRQVGPEKQMGTRDALPEPTQPLARSRRALSNLQETLPIFLVLAVLCIVLGEQGWLALTGASVYLLGRVGHVVSYMAGLSPWRSVCFTLALVGTVMMALPLLPHIWM, encoded by the coding sequence ATGCTCGGCATCATCCTTCTCGTTCTGCTTCTGCTGCTCGTGCAGGTGCTTATGCCCGCCTATTACCTTACCCGGCAGGTGGGCCCCGAAAAGCAGATGGGGACGCGCGACGCGTTGCCCGAGCCGACCCAGCCGCTGGCGCGGTCGCGGCGAGCGCTGTCCAACCTGCAGGAAACACTGCCGATTTTCCTGGTTCTGGCGGTGCTGTGCATTGTTCTGGGCGAACAGGGCTGGCTGGCTCTGACCGGCGCGAGCGTCTATCTGCTCGGCCGGGTGGGCCATGTGGTGAGCTATATGGCCGGCTTATCCCCGTGGCGCTCGGTGTGCTTTACACTGGCGCTGGTCGGCACGGTGATGATGGCCCTGCCACTTTTGCCCCATATCTGGATGTAA
- the nusG gene encoding transcription termination/antitermination protein NusG yields the protein MAMRWYIVQAYSNFERKVAEDIRQKVAQKKLEHLFEDVIVPTEKVVEIRRGRKVDAERKFFPGYVLVKMDMTDEAFHLIKNTPKVTGFLGSDNKPMPISEKEAQGILQQVQEGVEHPKPSVSFEVGENVRVSDGPFASFNGVVEEVDEERARLKVEVSIFGRPTPVELEYGQVEKV from the coding sequence ATGGCCATGCGCTGGTATATCGTTCAAGCTTACTCGAATTTCGAGCGCAAGGTGGCGGAAGATATCCGTCAGAAGGTTGCGCAGAAGAAGCTCGAGCATCTGTTTGAAGACGTGATCGTGCCGACCGAAAAGGTCGTCGAGATCCGCCGTGGCCGCAAGGTCGACGCTGAACGCAAGTTCTTCCCGGGCTACGTGCTGGTGAAGATGGATATGACCGACGAGGCCTTCCATCTGATCAAGAACACGCCAAAGGTCACCGGTTTCCTCGGTTCGGACAACAAGCCGATGCCGATCTCGGAGAAGGAAGCCCAGGGCATTCTGCAGCAAGTGCAGGAAGGTGTTGAGCATCCCAAGCCATCGGTGTCGTTCGAAGTGGGCGAGAATGTCCGTGTGTCCGATGGTCCATTCGCCAGCTTTAATGGTGTGGTCGAAGAAGTCGATGAAGAGCGCGCCCGCCTCAAGGTGGAAGTGTCGATCTTTGGTCGGCCGACCCCGGTCGAGCTGGAATACGGTCAGGTCGAAAAGGTCTGA
- the secE gene encoding preprotein translocase subunit SecE, whose amino-acid sequence MARTNPITFLQQVRQEVSKVTWPGRSEVLISTIMVIVLVIAASLFFLAADQVISWLVGLMLSIR is encoded by the coding sequence ATGGCCCGTACGAACCCAATCACGTTCCTGCAGCAAGTGCGGCAGGAAGTTTCCAAGGTCACCTGGCCGGGGCGAAGCGAAGTCCTGATCTCCACGATCATGGTCATCGTGCTGGTGATTGCGGCGAGCCTGTTTTTTCTGGCAGCCGATCAGGTCATTTCATGGCTGGTCGGGCTGATGCTTTCGATCCGCTAG
- a CDS encoding sensor domain-containing diguanylate cyclase, translated as MNVRPMLRQTEQIDVYKALVSALADNLLPTVAIGAAFLGVGLYAFSETGAVAALGITILGVVASVLKAVLILFHLRALAQGAPTLAVIKRFEAAHAVTTWCMAGLIGALCAFLFSLPTLSLHLVATALLFGYCAGLATRISVRPKIAMGAVILAAGVAIVAAMVFTQDARFLIGAVFVLFLVSAVETIAYLHRNACGLITMRLQMAQLARLDPLTSLSNRLGLQEAVEELPRDASGSIAVHTFDLDGFKAVNDQFGHAAGDRLLQALSERLRRLVGENDIVARVGGDEFVVLQPDLDGQSDPERLAQRIHRDLTEPYELGTDQPISVGLSLGYSIAPVRTASLDALLHEADAASYKVKRNGGGFRPHNAPPSGPGSARKNSAARAAASLAS; from the coding sequence ATGAACGTGCGACCAATGCTGCGTCAAACCGAACAGATCGATGTCTACAAGGCCCTGGTATCAGCGCTTGCTGATAACCTGCTGCCAACGGTGGCAATTGGGGCGGCCTTTCTTGGCGTTGGACTTTACGCATTTAGCGAGACTGGCGCGGTTGCGGCACTGGGTATCACGATCCTTGGAGTCGTGGCCTCAGTCCTCAAGGCTGTATTGATCCTGTTTCATCTTCGCGCCCTTGCCCAGGGGGCGCCGACGCTCGCGGTCATCAAACGGTTCGAGGCCGCGCACGCGGTTACGACATGGTGCATGGCGGGGCTTATCGGTGCCCTGTGCGCGTTCTTGTTTTCGTTGCCCACGCTGTCCCTGCATCTGGTGGCAACCGCCTTGCTGTTTGGGTATTGCGCGGGCCTGGCGACCCGCATTTCAGTCCGCCCAAAGATCGCAATGGGCGCGGTCATCCTCGCCGCAGGCGTGGCAATTGTCGCAGCGATGGTCTTCACCCAGGATGCCCGGTTCCTGATCGGCGCCGTATTCGTGCTGTTTCTCGTCAGCGCCGTGGAGACTATTGCCTATCTGCATCGAAATGCCTGCGGCCTGATCACCATGCGCCTGCAGATGGCGCAACTGGCACGGCTTGATCCATTGACATCACTATCCAACCGTCTGGGCTTGCAGGAGGCCGTCGAAGAGTTGCCGCGTGACGCGTCTGGCTCGATTGCGGTGCACACCTTCGACCTGGATGGCTTCAAGGCGGTCAATGATCAGTTCGGCCATGCCGCCGGGGACCGGCTGCTGCAGGCCCTCTCGGAACGGCTCCGCCGGCTTGTGGGTGAGAACGATATCGTCGCCCGCGTCGGCGGCGATGAGTTCGTGGTCTTGCAGCCAGATCTGGACGGGCAGTCCGACCCGGAACGCCTGGCACAGCGTATCCATCGTGACCTGACCGAGCCCTATGAACTGGGCACCGACCAGCCAATCAGCGTGGGGCTCAGCCTTGGCTACAGCATTGCCCCCGTTCGCACAGCGTCACTGGACGCGCTGCTGCACGAGGCCGACGCGGCAAGCTACAAGGTCAAGAGAAATGGCGGCGGTTTTCGTCCCCATAACGCTCCACCGTCCGGCCCCGGATCAGCGCGCAAGAACAGCGCGGCGAGGGCCGCCGCCAGCCTCGCGAGCTAG
- a CDS encoding SLC13 family permease has translation MTYEQIFLFTLLGFVFAFLVWGRIRYDLVAFSALIIAVIGGVVPMEHAFEGFGHEAVIIIALVLIVSRAMMNAGAVELVARLVISPDRPLSTHIGIMSVVGAAMSAIINNVAALVMLMTLDIEAAKKAKRAVSRSLMPLSFATILGGMITLIGTPPNIVIAQFRERALGTPFSMFDFSPVGLVCAVVGIVFVTTIGWRLLPEAGTEGTASEASDSGLFVAEAALDEKSKTMGQTPGDLMPLADEHDVTILGLVRNGKRLPGFASNEEIRASDLLVLEGDPKAIEAFIGAAELKAQGAEDHGGLRGKSLTLVEAIVPDNARIVGRTAMGLRLLYRRGVTLLGVSRQGKRFRERVRKLPILPGDVVLLLGPEARVADAAEWLGVLPLAEKSHVVVQRNKALFAIGAFGIGVAAAVAGLMPLAIALAAVVAVYALTNIVGAREVYEAVEWPVIVLLASLIPLGLALESSGGTLLIAEAILSLTGSLPTWGILALLMVVTMTLSDFLNNVATALIAAPVGLSIAQSLEVSPDPFLMGVAVAASCAFLTPIGHKNNTIIMGPGGYRFGDYWRMGLPLEILIIVVAVPSILFFWPL, from the coding sequence GTGACTTACGAGCAGATTTTTCTCTTCACGCTTCTCGGTTTTGTCTTCGCGTTTCTGGTCTGGGGGCGCATTCGCTACGATCTGGTGGCGTTCTCGGCGCTGATCATTGCGGTGATTGGCGGGGTGGTGCCGATGGAGCACGCCTTTGAGGGTTTTGGCCATGAGGCGGTGATCATCATCGCGCTGGTGCTGATCGTGTCGCGGGCGATGATGAATGCCGGGGCGGTCGAGTTGGTGGCCCGGCTGGTGATCTCGCCGGACCGGCCGCTGTCGACCCATATCGGCATCATGTCGGTGGTGGGGGCGGCCATGTCGGCCATCATCAATAATGTCGCGGCACTGGTCATGCTAATGACGCTGGATATCGAGGCCGCCAAAAAGGCCAAGCGTGCCGTATCGCGCTCGCTGATGCCGTTATCGTTTGCCACCATTCTGGGCGGCATGATCACGCTGATCGGTACCCCGCCCAATATCGTGATCGCCCAGTTCCGCGAGCGCGCGCTGGGCACGCCGTTCTCGATGTTTGATTTCTCTCCCGTGGGACTGGTCTGCGCCGTGGTCGGCATTGTCTTTGTGACAACCATTGGCTGGCGCCTGCTGCCCGAGGCAGGCACTGAAGGCACTGCCAGCGAAGCCAGTGATAGCGGGCTGTTTGTGGCCGAGGCGGCGCTGGACGAAAAGTCCAAGACGATGGGCCAGACACCGGGCGATCTGATGCCGCTGGCCGATGAGCACGATGTCACCATTCTGGGGCTGGTGCGAAATGGCAAGCGTCTGCCGGGCTTTGCCAGCAATGAGGAAATCCGGGCCAGCGATCTGTTGGTGCTCGAGGGTGACCCCAAGGCTATCGAAGCCTTTATTGGCGCGGCCGAGCTCAAGGCGCAGGGCGCCGAGGATCATGGTGGATTGCGCGGCAAGTCGCTGACGCTGGTCGAGGCGATCGTGCCCGATAATGCCCGCATTGTCGGGCGTACCGCTATGGGGCTGCGCCTGCTGTATCGGCGCGGTGTCACACTGCTGGGCGTGTCGCGCCAGGGCAAGCGCTTCCGCGAGCGGGTGCGCAAGCTGCCGATCCTGCCCGGTGATGTGGTGCTGCTGCTGGGGCCCGAGGCCCGTGTCGCGGACGCAGCCGAATGGCTGGGCGTGCTGCCGCTGGCCGAAAAGAGCCATGTCGTGGTGCAACGCAACAAGGCGCTGTTCGCCATTGGCGCCTTTGGTATTGGCGTGGCCGCGGCCGTGGCCGGGCTGATGCCGCTGGCTATCGCGCTGGCGGCGGTTGTGGCCGTCTATGCGCTGACCAATATTGTGGGCGCGCGCGAGGTCTATGAGGCCGTTGAATGGCCGGTGATCGTGCTGCTGGCCTCGCTGATCCCGCTGGGGCTGGCGCTGGAGAGTTCGGGCGGCACGCTGCTGATTGCCGAGGCGATCCTGTCGCTGACCGGCTCACTGCCGACCTGGGGCATTCTGGCGCTGCTGATGGTGGTCACCATGACCCTGTCCGATTTCCTGAACAATGTGGCGACAGCGCTGATCGCGGCGCCCGTCGGGTTGTCGATTGCGCAGTCTTTGGAGGTGTCGCCCGATCCTTTCCTGATGGGGGTGGCCGTGGCGGCCTCCTGTGCTTTCCTTACGCCGATCGGGCACAAGAACAACACCATCATCATGGGCCCCGGCGGCTACCGCTTTGGCGATTACTGGCGCATGGGTCTGCCGCTGGAAATCCTGATCATCGTGGTCGCCGTGCCCTCGATCCTGTTCTTCTGGCCGCTCTAG
- the rplK gene encoding 50S ribosomal protein L11 produces MAKKIVGYVKLQVPAGSATPSPPIGPALGQRGLNIMEFCKAFNAATQEMEKGSPIPVVITAYADKSFTYTMKQPPVSFFIKKAVNLKSGSKLPGKESAGTITVAQLRTIAEKKMADLNADDIDAAVSMIAGSARSMGIQVEG; encoded by the coding sequence ATGGCAAAGAAAATCGTTGGCTACGTAAAGCTGCAGGTGCCCGCGGGCTCCGCGACACCATCCCCGCCAATCGGCCCAGCACTGGGTCAGCGCGGTCTGAACATCATGGAATTCTGCAAGGCGTTCAACGCTGCCACGCAGGAAATGGAAAAGGGTTCGCCCATTCCAGTCGTGATCACCGCCTATGCCGACAAGAGCTTCACCTACACGATGAAGCAGCCGCCGGTATCCTTCTTCATCAAGAAGGCCGTGAACCTGAAGTCGGGCAGCAAGCTGCCAGGCAAGGAATCGGCCGGTACGATCACCGTGGCTCAGCTGCGCACGATCGCTGAAAAGAAGATGGCTGATCTCAATGCCGACGATATCGACGCTGCTGTATCGATGATCGCTGGCTCTGCCCGTTCCATGGGCATTCAGGTCGAGGGTTGA
- a CDS encoding calcium:proton antiporter — protein MDASDSATIAVPGPSGPWRRIKREWFLAIAVLTCAIFVLSGDVIFASLGNYLTLGLVFVWLFAVVIGSALGVVRHAEAISRRLGEPYGTLVLTLSITAIEVMSITAVMLHGENNPTLLRDTMFSVVMILMGGTIGLSLLLGALRHREQSINLQGANAYLGVIVPLAVLSMVLPDFTSTTDGPTLSLVQQIMLGTIAGGLYFTFLLIQTGRHRSYFTQPDAVERAEEQASGALPLHFGLLLAYIVPVVLLVEQLARPIDYVIETLGAPHMVGGVMVAILVATPEGIGGIKAALRNELQTSVNVFLGGVLATIGLTVPIMLVLAHMLGLDLILGLQSSNLVLLMLMLAVSVITFSSGRTNLLQGAVHLLLFGAFLILLFEG, from the coding sequence ATGGATGCGAGCGATAGCGCGACGATAGCAGTACCGGGACCAAGCGGGCCGTGGCGGCGCATCAAGCGGGAGTGGTTTCTCGCCATTGCGGTGCTGACCTGCGCCATCTTTGTACTGTCTGGCGACGTAATTTTTGCAAGCCTGGGCAATTACCTGACACTGGGACTGGTGTTCGTCTGGTTGTTTGCCGTGGTGATCGGCTCAGCCCTGGGCGTCGTGCGCCACGCCGAAGCCATTTCGCGGCGTCTGGGCGAGCCCTATGGCACGCTGGTGCTGACCCTGTCGATTACCGCCATTGAGGTGATGAGCATTACCGCGGTGATGCTGCATGGCGAGAACAATCCGACGCTGTTGCGCGACACGATGTTTTCCGTGGTGATGATCCTGATGGGCGGCACGATCGGGCTATCGCTGCTGCTGGGGGCGCTGCGCCATCGCGAGCAATCGATTAATCTGCAGGGCGCCAATGCCTATCTCGGCGTGATCGTGCCACTGGCCGTGCTGAGCATGGTGCTGCCCGACTTTACCAGCACGACGGACGGTCCGACCCTTTCTTTGGTGCAACAGATCATGCTGGGCACGATAGCGGGTGGGCTCTATTTCACCTTCCTGTTGATCCAGACCGGGCGTCATCGCAGCTATTTCACCCAGCCCGATGCTGTCGAAAGGGCCGAGGAACAGGCCTCTGGCGCGCTCCCGCTGCATTTCGGACTCCTGCTGGCCTATATCGTACCGGTCGTGCTGCTGGTGGAACAACTGGCCCGCCCGATCGACTACGTCATCGAGACGCTGGGGGCGCCACATATGGTGGGTGGTGTGATGGTGGCCATACTGGTGGCCACGCCCGAAGGGATTGGTGGCATCAAGGCCGCGCTGCGCAACGAATTGCAAACGTCGGTCAATGTGTTCTTGGGTGGTGTGTTGGCCACGATCGGGCTGACGGTGCCGATTATGCTGGTGCTGGCCCACATGCTGGGGCTCGACCTGATCCTGGGCCTGCAGTCGAGCAATCTGGTGCTGCTGATGCTGATGCTGGCGGTCAGCGTGATCACGTTTTCCAGTGGGCGCACCAATCTGCTGCAGGGTGCGGTGCACCTGCTGCTGTTCGGGGCCTTCCTGATCCTGCTGTTTGAGGGCTGA
- a CDS encoding transporter substrate-binding domain-containing protein: MLFGVICNLVLAGAATAQSATPPTPSAAQPVTVGYHVSPPFVMRDGDGALGGMAIELWEEIARGLGYNSDYVEYPTIGALLAATEAGEIDIATSNISITEDRAAVVDFTQPWFDGGLRVMIDESGTTTAGDIWSGLSNAGYLKAYGWIVLLIVAATLGLTLFDRRFDKDFPKRWREGVAESFYAVMLLVTKGTLPGRTRLFGWLGRIFSALWLIIGIAAFAYVTSSVTSVMTSLAIEGTINGPDDLEGHTIGVLEGSVGERAMLADYVDIRRFEGIEAAVQALRDNRVDAVVHDAPVLEYYKLQHPDLSLDVVGRIFQPDKYGFSLPYADNSLIIPVTVNLLGLKEDGFLDTLENAYFGDER, translated from the coding sequence TTGCTGTTTGGGGTTATCTGCAATCTGGTTCTGGCCGGGGCGGCAACGGCCCAGAGCGCGACGCCCCCGACACCGAGTGCAGCGCAACCGGTAACCGTTGGGTATCACGTCAGTCCGCCCTTTGTGATGCGCGACGGCGATGGGGCGCTGGGCGGAATGGCTATCGAGCTTTGGGAGGAGATCGCCCGGGGGCTCGGCTACAACTCCGACTATGTCGAATACCCCACCATTGGCGCCTTGTTGGCGGCGACCGAGGCGGGCGAAATCGACATTGCCACAAGCAATATCTCGATCACCGAGGATCGTGCCGCCGTGGTGGATTTTACCCAGCCCTGGTTTGACGGTGGGCTGCGGGTGATGATCGACGAGAGCGGCACCACTACGGCGGGCGATATCTGGAGCGGGCTGAGCAATGCTGGTTACCTCAAGGCCTATGGCTGGATTGTCCTGCTCATCGTTGCGGCCACGCTGGGGCTAACCCTGTTCGACCGGCGCTTTGACAAGGATTTCCCCAAGCGCTGGCGCGAGGGCGTGGCCGAGAGTTTTTATGCCGTCATGCTGCTGGTGACCAAGGGGACCTTGCCCGGACGCACCCGCCTGTTCGGCTGGCTGGGGCGCATCTTCTCAGCCCTCTGGCTGATCATCGGCATCGCCGCCTTTGCCTATGTCACCTCATCGGTGACCAGCGTGATGACCAGCCTGGCCATCGAAGGCACCATTAACGGCCCCGATGATCTTGAGGGGCATACCATTGGCGTGCTGGAGGGCAGTGTGGGCGAGCGCGCCATGCTGGCGGACTATGTCGATATTCGCCGCTTTGAGGGGATTGAAGCGGCTGTGCAGGCGCTGCGTGACAATCGGGTAGATGCGGTGGTGCACGATGCGCCCGTGCTGGAATACTACAAGCTGCAGCACCCTGATCTGAGCCTGGATGTGGTGGGACGAATTTTCCAGCCCGACAAATACGGCTTCTCGCTGCCCTATGCCGACAATTCGCTGATCATTCCCGTGACCGTCAATCTACTCGGCCTCAAGGAAGACGGCTTCCTCGATACGCTGGAAAACGCCTATTTCGGCGACGAGCGCTAA
- the rplJ gene encoding 50S ribosomal protein L10: protein MERAEKRELVASLQSALSGAGSIVLAQNTGLTVANLETLRREVKGAGGFVKIAKNRLAKLALKETDNADMSGLLVGPIVIAYAADPMTAPKIAAKFAEKNAKYVVLGGAMGQTALDAENVKALSTMPSLDELRATLAGMLKQPATRIASVVVAPAGGIARVLAAHAEKSNEAA from the coding sequence GTGGAAAGAGCGGAAAAGCGTGAGCTTGTCGCATCGCTTCAGTCAGCCCTCTCGGGTGCTGGATCGATCGTACTTGCGCAGAATACCGGTCTGACTGTGGCCAATCTGGAGACGCTTCGCCGCGAGGTGAAGGGTGCCGGTGGCTTTGTCAAGATCGCTAAAAACCGTCTTGCCAAGCTTGCTCTTAAAGAAACCGACAATGCGGACATGTCGGGCCTTCTCGTAGGCCCGATCGTCATCGCTTATGCGGCCGACCCCATGACTGCGCCCAAGATTGCGGCAAAGTTTGCTGAAAAGAACGCGAAATACGTCGTTCTTGGTGGCGCCATGGGGCAGACCGCTCTTGATGCTGAAAACGTCAAGGCGCTGTCGACCATGCCGTCGCTCGACGAACTGCGCGCCACGCTGGCCGGGATGCTCAAGCAGCCCGCTACGCGTATCGCTTCTGTCGTCGTGGCACCGGCTGGCGGCATTGCCCGCGTTTTGGCCGCGCATGCGGAAAAGAGCAACGAAGCAGCGTAA
- the rplL gene encoding 50S ribosomal protein L7/L12, with the protein MADLAKIVDDLSALTVLEASELSKMLEEKWGVSAAAPVAVAAAGGAAAGGAAAEEKTEFDVILASFGDNKINVIKEVRAITGLGLGEAKALVEGAPKAVKEGASKAEAEDIQKKLEAAGAKVELK; encoded by the coding sequence ATGGCTGATCTCGCCAAGATTGTAGACGACCTGTCTGCCCTGACCGTTCTGGAAGCTTCCGAACTGTCGAAGATGCTCGAAGAGAAGTGGGGCGTTTCCGCTGCCGCTCCTGTGGCTGTTGCTGCTGCTGGTGGCGCTGCTGCCGGTGGTGCTGCTGCTGAAGAAAAGACTGAATTTGACGTGATCCTCGCCTCGTTCGGCGACAACAAGATCAACGTCATTAAGGAAGTCCGTGCGATCACCGGTCTGGGCCTGGGCGAAGCCAAGGCACTGGTCGAAGGCGCTCCGAAGGCTGTCAAGGAAGGTGCCTCCAAGGCCGAAGCCGAAGACATCCAGAAGAAGCTGGAAGCTGCTGGCGCCAAGGTCGAACTCAAGTAG
- the rplA gene encoding 50S ribosomal protein L1, whose protein sequence is MAGKNFKKALEGIDRNKLYKLDEAVKMVKSRSTAKFDETIEIAINLGVDPRHADQMVRGVVSLPNGTGKTVRVAVFAKDAKADEAKAAGADIVGAEDLMEAIQGGKIDFDRCIATPDMMPLVGRLGKILGPRNLMPNPKVGTVTPDVAGAVKAAKGGAVEFRVEKAGILHAGVGKVSFSEEALLQNIKAFTDAVIKSKPAGSKGTYVKRVAVSSTMGPGVHVEPASAM, encoded by the coding sequence ATGGCTGGCAAGAATTTCAAGAAGGCCCTTGAGGGCATCGACCGCAACAAGCTGTACAAGCTTGATGAGGCCGTGAAGATGGTCAAGTCGCGCTCGACTGCAAAGTTCGACGAGACGATCGAAATCGCGATCAACCTGGGTGTTGACCCCCGTCACGCTGACCAGATGGTCCGCGGTGTCGTCAGCCTGCCAAACGGCACTGGCAAGACCGTGCGCGTTGCCGTGTTCGCCAAGGATGCCAAGGCTGATGAAGCCAAGGCCGCCGGTGCAGACATCGTTGGTGCAGAAGACCTGATGGAAGCCATTCAGGGCGGCAAGATCGATTTCGATCGTTGCATTGCTACCCCTGACATGATGCCGCTGGTCGGTCGTCTGGGCAAGATCCTGGGCCCACGCAACCTGATGCCAAACCCCAAGGTCGGCACGGTTACGCCTGACGTTGCTGGTGCCGTCAAGGCTGCCAAGGGCGGCGCTGTTGAGTTCCGCGTCGAAAAGGCCGGTATCCTGCACGCTGGCGTTGGCAAGGTTTCGTTCTCCGAAGAAGCTCTGCTGCAGAACATCAAGGCGTTCACCGACGCCGTGATCAAGTCCAAGCCAGCTGGCTCCAAGGGCACTTACGTCAAGCGCGTTGCCGTGTCCTCGACCATGGGCCCTGGCGTGCATGTCGAGCCCGCTTCGGCGATGTAA